The Melanotaenia boesemani isolate fMelBoe1 chromosome 11, fMelBoe1.pri, whole genome shotgun sequence genome includes the window AACGAGATGATGGGACAGTACCATAagatgaagagaggaagaggtgCTGAGGGAATGGGAGAGGATAGAAGTGTGGACCAGAGCAGACAGGTACGGAGGAGTGAGATGATGGATGGCCTTACAAATGTGGGAAGAGGATGGTGTTTTAGTGATTATCCTGGCAGCAGAATTCTGGGCCAGTTGAAGTTTATGGAATGATTTGTGAGTTAGACTAAAAAGAAGGGCATTACAGTAACCAAGGCGGGAGGTGACCAGGCTGTGGACCAGGATGGCAGTGGACTGCAGGGTGAGGAAGGGGCGAAGGTGGTTAATGCTGCGAAGGTGGAAGTATGCAGATCAAGTAATGTTattgatgtgggcttgaaaaGATAAGATGCTATCAAGAATGACCCAGACTCTTAACCTGAGGGTGAATTGAAGAGTTGTCGATAGAGTGAGAACCTGTTAGTTTTGGAAATAGTTGAAGGTGTGCTGATGTGAAAGAACTCAGTTTCTATTGCTGTTAAGTTTGAGGAAATTAGAGAAGAATCAAGACTCTAAGTTGCCTAAACAGTTGGAAAAACGGAGATGGGAAGGAGAAGTTTGGTTTGCCAGAGATgtagagctgagtgtcatcCACATAGcagtgaaaataaatgtgtttccgGAAGATTGCCAAGGGGGAGGATGTAGGTTATGGAAAGAAGGGGACCCAGGGCAGAGCCCTGTCATGAATGGCGGGcgtcggaggaggtgaggacccaaatgcaggcagtcaaggcaggaggcagaactgtgctGGTGACAAGGTTTATTTCGCAGAacacaggacagggaaccacacacaacaggggaatgaaccacatgtaaggatctgacaaggaataacagaaaaccaggagtacttatacacagagggaacaacaagacacaggtgaagtggatgattaatcagaccaggtgaactaacgaggcaggaacagaaaaccacagaacaccagggaaaaaactaattaaatataaccagaaaaccaagaacatgaacataacacacaccaacacccagaaaccatgacagACCCTGGGGGACACCTGCAGTGAGAGGAGAGGGTTGGGAAGAAGGATTTGAGCTGAATGATCTGAGTGCGGCCAGAGAGGTATGAGTTAAACCACTTAAGTGGGGTGTGAGTGAGGCCAAGTGGAGATAATCTACTGAGAATGATGATGTGCGATATAGTATCAAAAGCCACACTCAGATCAAGAAAGATGAGGATGGAGAGAAGACCAGAATCAGCTGTGATAAGGAGGTCGTTGGTGATTTTTAACAGTGTGGATTCAGTGCTGTGGACCAGACTGAACTTGTTCACACAGattgttttgggttgttttgAGTATGGAGTTGAGAGGCAACTCTTTTCTCTAGGATTTTGTGAAAGAAGAGCAAGTTGGAGACAGGTTGGagatttttcaattttttaGATCTGAacgttttttttaatattggtGTGATGGCTGCAGTTGTGAAAGGGAACCAGTGGGAATGATAGCAGTGATAAGGGGAAGGAGGAAGGGGAGGCAAGCTTTAACCAGGGCTGTAGGGAGAGGGTCAAGTTGGCAGGAAGAGGATTTGGAATTGTGGATGAGTTCAGATAGAGGAAGTAGGGAGTTCAAAAACAAAGAGTAGATGAGCTGGCAGAGGAAGATCATTGGAGGAGCAGAGAGGGGCTGAGACTGGTGGATGGAGTGAATTTATGTAttgaaaaacaacataagaGAGTTACAGTAAGCTGTAGAATAGAAGTGGTGGGAAGGGAATCAGGGGACCTAAGAATGgtgttgtaaaaagaaaaagagcctTGGTGTTTCCTTCATGagagttaaaaataataaaatgcgaCCGACGAGCAGCAGCGTCACGTCGCGTGAAGCGGAAGCGGAACTAGTGTTTAACTTAATGTCAGTCTGACCAGCATCAAAGATGTGTTGTTCTTGacctgagtttgaggtaaaccCAGTCTCCCTgacaaggattcaaggatttttttattgtcatttcacacattttcacacaaatttgtttttctggtcCAGTCAAGCCCGATAACAAACaagtagaaaaataagtatAAAACAGAATCAGTATAGTTATCTAACTATAAAAAACAAGCTACAGAGGTCCTCCTGCGTTCACCACTCTCACAGCTGCCGGGTAGAAGCTGTTCATCAGTCTGGTGGTCCTGCTCTTAATACTCCGCAgtctcctgcctgaggggagggggacaaACAATGTGTGTATGGGGCGAGTGGGGTCCTTCATTGTGGAGGTACCTGGAGGTATAAATGTCCGTGGTGGTGGACAGGCTGCATCCCATAGTCCTCTGTGCTGCGTCTTCTTCTCTGCGGCAGAGCAGCTGCCGTGCCACATGGTGATACGGAGGGCGCTCTCCTCCATGCATCTGTAGAGTGAAGTCAGGACTGAGCTCCCAAGTCCAACACGCCTCAACCTCCTGAGGAAGTATAGGCACTGGTGTGCTTTCCTAACCAGTCAGGCAGTGTTGTTGCTCCAGGTGAGATCCTCCATGATGTGTACGCCCAAGAACCTGTAGGTGGAGACCACTTCCACCGCTGTCCCTCTGCTGTGCAGGGGAGGGAGAAGGTGTCTCCCCTTCTGAAGTCCATgatcatctccttggtctttTTCATGTTGCATCAACCCTCCAGATGTTCCACCTCCTGCTTGTAGTCAGACTCGTTGTCCACGATGTGTCCAACCACAGCTGTGCCATCTGCAAACCTCACAATCAGACAGCTCGAAGTTTCGCTGAGCTATCGTATGTGAGCAGGGTGAACAGGTGGGGGCTCAGTACACAGCCCTGGGGGCAGCCAGTGCTGAGGGTAATGGGGGAGGAGGAGACATTGTGGATCCTCACAGACTGTTGCCTTTCTGTTAGGAAATCCAGGACATAGTTGAAAAGGCTGGAGCGCAGTCCGAATGTATTTAGTTTTGAATCAGGCTCTGTGAGATAATTGTGTTGAATGCAAACATGAAATCCATGAAGAGCAGGCCCACATAACAGTCCTTGTTCTCTATGTGGGCGACAGTGTCTCATACTGCTGTTTTAGGTTCAGTTCAGTGTCTAATTTTGCCACAGAAAAGTTTTAGGGCAGCGATGCCAAAGGAGACCTTTCAGACCACAAGATTTAGCAAAACAGCAGCATTACTGACATTTGTGGGACTATGGGGTGATTTATTGTCAAAAATGTTCCTCTTATTTTTCTCTCATGGGCTGGTGACCTGTCATGGTAACACCATGTTTTGTCCTGCAAATAATTTCTCAGACTTGATTCAAATAACCAAGATATAAACTTAACATGTAAAAGACCAAGAAATCTCATAGATTATAAAACTAGTTTATTCCTGGTTTGCATTAAGCCCTGGTCTGTGTGATAAAATCAGTATGTACAGTCAGCAAGCAGCATGAAATGATTCCAGTTATCTTAAGAACCACACCTTCAAAACtaacaggaaaaaagagaataatGCCCTGggtgctcatttataaagcttgcTTACGCACAAAAAGCGGCGTAAGTGACTTTCTACGGAaagtttctgatttataaaaactaacgTGGCGGGAAAATGTGCGTACCGGTACGTAAACTCTGAAACTTGCTTACGAACATTTTGGAGACGGGAAACTGGCGGTGCTGCTGGTGAGGTGATGAACTTCACCTTCATTCATGCATGCCATCATGCCATCATATCCGACACTAGTGCCATAGAATCATAAACACAGAAGCCTGAAATATAGATGCGTTCCTGAAATCATACCTGTAGCCGACTTATAGGCACCCCATAGGAATTTAATGTTGTCAGTGCAGTATGGTCTTACTTGTTTTGATCGTAAAGCAAATGCACTCATTTGTTCACAGAAGCCGAATTGTGACAAGGTGTGTAGTAATGAGTGTAATTACtgagtaaacataaataggtGAATTACGACCGTGCGTAATGCAGAACTTCACAATGGATGCGCTGGCACTCCTTGAAGATTACGCAAACGGCAGGATCAGGATGGAGAGAGTTTTTAGAGACCATCAAGATTTCCTGGCCAACGATGATGACTGGCTGATATGCCGATTTAGATTTCCTAGAGCAGTGCTCTTAAATCTATGTGCTGAGTTGGGCCCAGTGTTGGAGCGATCAACCCGCCGGAACCATGCCATACCCGCGCATATGCAGGTGCTGACAACTCTCGGGATTCTGGCAACCGGCTCTTTCCAGCGGGAATTAGCCGACaggtaattttaatttaatctaagctGACATGTTCCAGCCCAACACTCAGTGGGTTTCAATAAGTTGTTACATTCCATTTTAGGTCTGGAATATCTCAGCCATCGCTGAGTAATGTAATGCCTGCCGTTTTGGATGGCATTATAAAAATGAGCAGTCGATACATAAAGTTTCCATACACTGTAGGGGAACAGGccaacattaaaaggcaatttgcagcatcAACCGGTTTCCCAAATGTAATCGGCGCGATTGACTGCACTCACGTTGCTATAAGGGCTCCAAGTCAGAATGAGTTTGTCTACGTTAACCGAAAAAATGTGCATTCAGTTAACGTGCAAGTCATTTCCGACTCAAACTTGCTTCTGACAAATTTAGTGGCACGGTGGCCTGGGTCAACCCATGATTCATTCATCCTGGCACACAGCAGTGTAGGGaatagactgcaggcaggtgctTCGCGGGATGGGTGGCTTCTCGGTAAGTATCAACATACACTGTGGAAATCTCaacaaagtctctgttctgAATTAATCTCCATAACCTGCAGGTGACAGTGGCTATCCCCTGAGACGCTGGCTCCTCACGCCTTTTGCGAACCCGCAAAGCGCAGAGGAGGCGCGCTTCAATTCCGTCCACGTTCGTGCGCGCTCTGTTGTGGAGCGAGCCATCGGCCTCCTTAAAAACCGGTGGCGGTGTCTTGATGCGTCGGGGGGGAGACTTCTCTACCAGCCCAATAAGGTGTGCAGGATCATCATGTCGTGTGGTGTCCTGCACAACGTGGCACTGAGGAATGGTGTTCCCCTCCCACCTGGCCTCCCTCCCATTCACCATGAGGATCCTGACGCACAGCCCCCTCCCCGGCATGAAGACCACCAACGGGGAGCCAGGCTACGTCAGCAAGTCATGCAGCGTTTGTGAAAGGAATACAGTAGGCAAATCTCATTTTTTAACAAGTTCTTTTAATGACGTGGAAATTTCAGACAGTACAGCACACATTCCGCTAATTACATGACGGATTTGATGTAATTCATCACGAATTTCCTTCACAGCGTCGATGGTGTCCCTTTGTGTTTGGAGGACCGCATCTGTCAGCACGCGGCCACCTCCAGCTGTGCCGTGCGCCCGGGGCGCACTCGTGGTGGGTCTGACCATCTCCTCTGTGGATGTACCGGGGATCTCCTCACCCACTGCCTCCATCTGTAGAGTGACTGGAGATAAATAAGAAATGTTATTCGCTGCTTTTTACATggctgttaaattaaataaacaataatttacCGGTCTCTGCTGTGGCGTCCGCCTGGTCTGTGTCCCCCTCATTCTCTGGCACTATGCCGTAGATGCTTGCGGGCCCAAGAATGGAGGCTATTTTCCGCTCCAGCGGCGTGGGGTTTGGTGTGGCAGGACCCCCGCCTGTGGCACACATTCCCTGGCGGTGGCGTGGCATCCTCCTCTTTGCCTCCACCTTGAGATCCGACCACTTTTTCTTAATGTCTGGCACGGACCTCTCCGTCACCCCCACACTATTGACAGCTGCAACAACGTGTTGCCACTCTTCTGTTTTCCGTTTGTTGCTGATGCCACTACCGAGGCCGCCAAATAATATGTTTTTGCGAGCCTCCACCTCACCAACAAGTACCTCCACCTCCGTCTCCGTAAAATTACGCTTCCTCGTCTTTTCGGTTGCCATGATTTAGGTTTAAATAGCAGAGATCAGCTGGTTCATTTATATGCAGAAATGTCCATGAGgtgctttgcattgaccatttatggtagAATGTGGGCGTGTAGGGGGCGGGCtagcagcagaattcacttgCGCAAGCTTTCAGGcagagtgtgatttataaagggaagattgcttgcacctgtgcgcacgcacggttttataaatcagaatattttgttgCTTACGCAAACTCTGGATTCTTGGCGGACGTCCACTTTTAGTAGGAATCCTACgcagagttttataaatgagcaccCTGGTCTGGGGGGAAGGGGGATTTCTCAACCCGACTACATTGAGTGGTTATTGCTGGGGGGAAAACCATCCTTTGGGCTGGAAAATCAAATGAAtacctttttcttctctccctgttaaaatgagtttttcccTCTGTTTAAGAAAGCTGATCAAATGTTCTGACCATCACTCAGAGCTTCAGCTGTTTATCTGAACTTTGGTCTTTTTCTTACTCAGTTAAATAAA containing:
- the LOC121648981 gene encoding putative nuclease HARBI1 — translated: MQNFTMDALALLEDYANGRIRMERVFRDHQDFLANDDDWLICRFRFPRAVLLNLCAELGPVLERSTRRNHAIPAHMQVLTTLGILATGSFQRELADRSGISQPSLSNVMPAVLDGIIKMSSRYIKFPYTVGEQANIKRQFAASTGFPNVIGAIDCTHVAIRAPSQNEFVYVNRKNVHSVNVQVISDSNLLLTNLVARWPGSTHDSFILAHSSVGNRLQAGASRDGWLLGDSGYPLRRWLLTPFANPQSAEEARFNSVHVRARSVVLMPLPRPPNNMFLRASTSPTSTSTSVSVKLRFLVFSVAMI